The proteins below are encoded in one region of Hordeum vulgare subsp. vulgare chromosome 3H, MorexV3_pseudomolecules_assembly, whole genome shotgun sequence:
- the LOC123440553 gene encoding ABC transporter G family member 6-like, whose translation MHAMARAVHDRLPFLASPEPALAPPAPAGRRRNPSLSEMLSLVSAATVDPAGTDDDGSVFSLPMPQSAAAGVGDNNAGGEAPGRTIQFRLAFTDLTYSVRRARHGGDGGGGGPCLPVQRRSDRVTAAPDAHAPRTKALLAGVSGEAKEGEILAVMGASGSGKSTLIDALANRISRDALKGSVTLNGEPLTGNILKSMSAYVMQDDLLFPMLTVTETLSFAADFRLPRSLCAAKKRARVHALIDQLGLRAAANTIIGDEGHRGVSGGERRRVSIGTDIIHDPILLFLDEPTSGLDSTSAFMVVKVLRRIAESGSIVITSIHQPSQRILGLLDRLILLSGGHTVFSGAPSALPTYFAEFGHPVPDDENRAEFALDLIRELEASPTGTKPLVEFHRTWKLMHAARSDDAAAWAPTMSLKEAISASISRGKLVSGADVSSGEAASMHTYANPFWVEMKVLTKRSAINTRRMPELFLIRLGAVVVTGVILATVFFKLDQSPKGAQERLGFFAFAMSTMFYTCADALPVFLQERYVFLRETAYGAYRHVSYVLSNAIVSFPPLVVLSLAFALTTFFAVGLAGGASGFAFYTLAILASFWAGSGFVTFLSGVIPHVMIGYTVVVAILAYFLLFSGFFINRDRIPAYWLWFHYLSLVKYPFEGVLQNEFARGGECFVRGAQIFDNSPLGALPEAVKERVLASISSALGVGIGADTCVATGRSVLRQAAVTQLGKWECLLVTAAWGFFFRILFYFSLVLGSKNKRR comes from the coding sequence ATGCATGCCATGGCGCGAGCCGTGCACGATCGCCTCCCGTTCCTCGCCTCGCCGGAGCCGGCGCTCGCGCCGCCTGCGCCAGCGGGGAGGCGGAGGAACCCGTCCCTCTCCGAGATGCTCAGCCTCGTCAGCGCCGCCACCGTCGACCCGGCCGGCACGGACGACGACGGCTCCGTCTTCTCCCTCCCGATGCCGCAGTCCGCGGCTGCCGGCGTCGGCGACAATAATGCGGGCGGCGAGGCGCCGGGAAGGACCATCCAGTTCCGGCTGGCGTTCACCGACCTCACCTACAGCGTCCGGCGCGCGCGCCATGGcggggacggcggcggcggggggccctGCCTCCCCGTGCAGCGCCGCTCCGACCGCGTCACGGCGGCGCCCGACGCGCACGCGCCGCGCACCAAGGCGCTCCTTGCTGGCGTCTCCGGGGAGGCGAAGGAGGGCGAGATCctcgcagtgatgggcgccagcgGCTCCGGCAAGTCCACGCTCATCGACGCGCTCGCCAACCGCATCTCGCGCGACGCGCTCAAGGGCTCCGTCACGCTCAACGGCGAGCCGCTTACGGGCAACATCCTCAAGTCCATGTCCGCGTACGTCATGCAGGACGACCTGCTCTTCCCCATGCTCACCGTCACCGAGACGCTCTCTTTCGCCGCCGACTTCCGCCTGCCGCGCTCGCTCTGCGCCGCCAAGAAGCGCGCGCGCGTGCACGCGCTCATCGACCAGCTCGGCCTCCGCGCAGCCGCAAACACCATCATCGGCGACGAGGGCCACCGTGGGGTCTCCGGAGGGGAGCGCCGCAGGGTCTCCATCGGCACCGACATCATCCACGACCCCATCCTCCTGTTCCTCGACGAGCCCACCTCAGGCCTCGACTCCACGTCGGCGTTCATGGTCGTCAAGGTGCTCCGCCGCATCGCCGAGAGCGGCAGCATTGTCATTACCTCCATCCACCAGCCCAGCCAGCGCATCCTCGGCCTCCTGGACCGCCTCATCCTCCTGTCCGGGGGTCACACCGTCTTCAGCGGAGCCCCCTCCGCGCTCCCGACCTACTTCGCCGAGTTCGGGCACCCTGTCCCGGACGACGAGAACCGCGCCGAGTTCGCGCTCGATCTCATCCGCGAGCTGGAGGCGTCGCCAACGGGGACGAAGCCCCTCGTGGAATTCCACCGCACGTGGAAGCTCATGCACGCGGCGAGGAGCGACGACGCCGCGGCGTGGGCGCCGACGATGTCGCTGAAGGAGGCCATCAGCGCGAGCATCTCGCGCGGGAAGCTGGTGTCCGGCGCGGACGTGTCGAGCGGGGAGGCGGCGTCGATGCACACGTACGCGAACCCGTTCTGGGTGGAGATGAAGGTGCTGACGAAGCGGTCGGCGATCAACACCCGGCGCATGCCGGAGCTGTTCCTCATCCGCCTGGGCGCCGTGGTGGtgaccggcgtgatcctggccacCGTGTTCTTCAAGCTGGACCAGTCGCCCAAGGGCGCGCAGGAGCGGCTGGGCTTCTTCGCCTTCGCCATGTCCACCATGTTCTACACCTGCGCCGACGCGCTGCCGGTGTTCCTCCAGGAGCGGTACGTGTTCCTCCGGGAGACGGCCTACGGCGCGTACCGCCACGTCTCCTACGTGCTCTCCAACGCCATCGTCTCCTTCCCGCCGCTGGTGGTCCTGTCGCTGGCCTTCGCGCTCACCACCTTCTTCGCCGTGGGGCTCGCGGGCGGGGCGTCCGGGTTCGCCTTCTACACGCTGGCCATCCTGGCGTCCTTCTGGGCCGGGAGCGGGTTCGTCACCTTCCTCTCCGGCGTGATCccgcacgtgatgatcgggtacaCGGTGGTGGTGGCCATCCTGGCCTACTTCCTGCTCTTCagcggcttcttcatcaaccgggACAGGATACCGGCATACTGGCTGTGGTTCCACTACCTGTCGCTGGTCAAGTACCCGTTCGAGGGCGTGCTGCAGAACGAGTTCGCGCGCGGCGGCGAGTGCTTCGTGCGCGGCGCGCAGATCTTCGACAACTCGCCGCTGGGGGCGCTGCCGGAGGCGGTGAAGGAGCGAGTGCTGGCGTCTATCAGCTCGGCGCTCGGCGTCGGGATCGGCGCCGACACCTGCGTGGCCACGGGGCGGAGCGTGCTGCGGCAGGCCGCCGTGACGCAGCTCGGCAAGTGGGAGTGCCTGCTGGTGACGGCGGCCTGGGGCTTCTTCTTCCGGATCCTCTTCTACTTCAGCCTCGTGCTCGGCAGCAAGAACAAGAGGAGGTGA